The Nitrospira sp. KM1 genome includes a window with the following:
- the asnB gene encoding asparagine synthase (glutamine-hydrolyzing) — MCGIAGAVYPDSGAVDQTMVRRMCARITRRGPDDEGFYFGDRVGLGMRRLAIIDVDTGKQPIHNEDRSVWVVFNGEIYNYRELQEDLQKRGHRLATSSDTECLVHLYEEFGEEFVTHLRGMFAFAIWDDRRKKLLLGRDRLGIKPFYYWLKGGALYFGSELKCLLAVKEFEPRIDLPALSDYLTFKYVPGPRTIYEGIRELPPAHVGMWSDGTFEIKRYWQLRPGPDRVRPLEYYAEGLLHHLEEAVRLHLISEVPLGAFLSGGVDSSAIVGLMSQVSGGKVKTFTIGFEDGEVGVDERPFARAIANRYGTDHAEYLYHDPRKQIESMLPAIVQSFDEPFADSSAIPNYMICEAARKYVTVALSGTGGDELFAGYERYRGALAAERYRRIPKALRQGILNPIVNALPEMRVAGLWIDRLKRFSQGADLPLPHRYQHYLSAFDNQGKAQILSQDVLQSLRGSGDYLTSAAMERVPHCDDPLDWMLSADMATYLPDDELRKTDRLSMWHSLEVRVPFLDHKVVEFVATIPAKYKLHGITKKYVLLKSLEGIVPANILRRRKQGFSIPLSQWLRGPLRGFMRDCLADKALQELGLLNERGVSKLIREHESGTNNHETKLWALLMLMLWHRLLLRNRSRSEGNFDLS, encoded by the coding sequence ATGTGTGGAATTGCCGGCGCAGTCTATCCGGATAGTGGAGCGGTTGACCAGACGATGGTGCGCCGCATGTGCGCGCGTATTACCCGACGTGGGCCCGATGACGAGGGCTTCTATTTCGGCGATCGGGTCGGTCTCGGCATGAGGCGCCTTGCGATCATCGATGTCGACACAGGAAAACAACCGATCCACAATGAAGATCGATCAGTGTGGGTAGTATTCAACGGGGAAATCTACAATTATCGCGAGCTCCAGGAGGACTTGCAGAAACGTGGGCATCGACTGGCCACCTCCTCGGATACGGAATGTCTGGTTCATCTCTATGAAGAATTCGGAGAAGAATTCGTTACCCATCTGCGGGGCATGTTTGCCTTTGCCATTTGGGATGATCGGCGGAAAAAACTCCTCCTCGGACGAGACCGGCTGGGCATCAAACCTTTCTACTATTGGCTGAAGGGCGGGGCACTATACTTCGGTTCAGAACTCAAGTGCCTGCTTGCGGTGAAGGAGTTCGAACCTCGGATCGATCTGCCCGCGCTCTCCGATTATTTGACGTTCAAGTACGTGCCGGGGCCTCGCACAATTTATGAAGGGATACGGGAACTTCCTCCGGCCCATGTGGGGATGTGGAGTGATGGGACATTTGAGATCAAACGGTATTGGCAATTGAGGCCGGGGCCGGACAGGGTCCGGCCGCTTGAATATTATGCTGAAGGTCTGTTGCATCATTTGGAAGAGGCTGTCCGTCTTCATCTCATCAGCGAGGTGCCGCTCGGCGCTTTCCTCAGCGGGGGGGTCGACTCCAGTGCGATCGTGGGCCTGATGTCGCAAGTGAGCGGTGGCAAGGTCAAGACGTTCACCATCGGCTTCGAAGATGGTGAGGTCGGAGTCGACGAGCGGCCGTTTGCCAGGGCCATTGCAAACCGGTATGGAACGGATCATGCCGAATATCTGTATCACGATCCTCGCAAGCAGATTGAAAGCATGTTGCCGGCCATCGTGCAATCCTTCGACGAACCTTTTGCGGACTCGTCGGCGATTCCTAATTACATGATCTGCGAGGCGGCCAGGAAGTATGTCACGGTCGCCCTATCGGGCACGGGCGGAGACGAACTCTTCGCCGGGTATGAGCGATACAGAGGAGCTTTGGCGGCTGAACGGTATCGAAGGATTCCGAAAGCCCTACGGCAAGGCATTCTAAACCCCATCGTCAATGCGCTTCCCGAAATGAGGGTGGCGGGGCTGTGGATCGATCGCTTGAAACGATTCTCGCAGGGAGCGGATCTCCCTCTCCCACATCGGTATCAGCATTATTTGTCGGCTTTCGATAACCAGGGTAAAGCCCAGATCTTGAGCCAGGATGTACTTCAGTCCCTTCGCGGATCCGGTGACTATCTCACCTCCGCCGCCATGGAACGAGTCCCCCACTGTGATGATCCGCTTGATTGGATGTTGTCGGCCGACATGGCAACCTACTTGCCGGACGATGAGCTGCGAAAAACCGATCGGCTGAGCATGTGGCATTCGCTGGAGGTGCGTGTGCCGTTCCTGGATCATAAGGTCGTCGAGTTTGTCGCCACGATTCCGGCCAAATATAAGCTGCACGGCATCACGAAGAAATATGTGTTGCTCAAATCGCTGGAGGGCATCGTTCCGGCGAACATTCTACGGCGTCGGAAACAAGGCTTCTCGATTCCTTTGAGCCAGTGGCTGCGGGGACCTCTGCGAGGGTTCATGCGCGACTGCTTGGCGGATAAGGCGCTCCAGGAACTTGGACTGTTGAATGAGCGCGGGGTCTCGAAACTGATTCGAGAGCATGAGAGCGGGACGAATAATCACGAGACGAAGCTGTGGGCCCTCCTCATGCTTATGTTGTGGCATCGGCTGTTGCTGAGGAACAGGTCTCGTTCAGAAGGGAATTTCGACCTCTCGTGA
- a CDS encoding SDR family oxidoreductase, with protein MMSRSGKNVLVVGGARGIGRITVDLLLAQSEHVLIADRDERELGKCRTEWGEKGLTFRMDLTDKGEVSRTLDWVKEQVGALDVVVVTAAVHNTYPAEYLPDEIIDRVLDVNLISHIRFVRDVIPLIRKGGRIITVSSVSAGVGIPMESIYSVSKAGLELFYECMSIELSYKDIRCVIIQPGNVNTGFNETGNDYRPKGNPFIDDLYSKIVERTNSRYGIPPEQVARAIVNAINSKNPGLCVLVGGNAIKAHWAKRLLGRDLALKILKKMMCR; from the coding sequence ATGATGAGTCGGTCGGGGAAAAATGTGCTTGTTGTCGGCGGGGCGCGAGGAATCGGCCGCATCACGGTGGACCTGCTTCTCGCTCAAAGCGAACATGTATTGATTGCTGATCGAGACGAACGGGAACTCGGCAAATGCCGGACCGAATGGGGCGAGAAAGGCCTTACCTTTCGCATGGACCTGACCGATAAAGGCGAGGTAAGCCGTACTCTCGATTGGGTAAAAGAGCAGGTGGGTGCGCTGGATGTCGTTGTCGTGACCGCTGCCGTGCACAATACATATCCCGCCGAGTATTTGCCGGACGAAATTATTGATCGCGTTCTGGATGTGAATTTGATTTCGCACATCCGGTTTGTGCGGGACGTCATTCCACTGATTCGTAAGGGGGGACGCATCATTACAGTCAGCTCAGTATCGGCCGGAGTCGGGATTCCCATGGAATCCATCTATTCCGTCTCAAAGGCGGGGCTGGAGCTTTTCTATGAGTGTATGAGCATTGAGTTGTCCTATAAGGATATTCGGTGCGTGATCATTCAACCCGGCAATGTCAACACTGGATTCAATGAGACGGGGAACGACTATAGACCAAAAGGCAATCCATTCATCGACGACCTCTACAGCAAAATCGTCGAGCGAACCAACAGTCGATACGGGATACCGCCGGAGCAGGTTGCTCGCGCAATCGTGAACGCGATCAATAGTAAGAATCCCGGCCTCTGTGTTCTGGTGGGTGGGAATGCCATCAAGGCCCACTGGGCGAAGCGTCTGCTGGGGCGTGATCTTGCCCTGAAGATTTTGAAGAAGATGATGTGCCGATAG
- a CDS encoding UbiA family prenyltransferase, with protein MMLGVPIAVFSNPDLVTWESVAPVAIGLVATCLVASSNYVINELLDGPRDRLHPEKCNRPVPRGLVRSDLAYIEWITLGLLGMWLAWKVNGPFAVVAASLWVMGVLYNVPPMRTKEWPYLDVLSESINNPLRLLLGWFALIPDRLPPASLLLAYWMVGAFFMAVKRYAEYRHIGDKGAAAAYRESFAYYTEERLLLSLFFYAAASALFGGVFMIRYHIELILFVPLAAGMLTFYLKIGLRPNSPVQHPERLYREIPFMVYLTVCMGIFVVLLFTRIPALHNWFGAEPAVLWTLDEKE; from the coding sequence ATGATGTTGGGCGTACCGATTGCCGTATTCTCCAATCCCGACTTGGTAACGTGGGAGAGTGTGGCTCCGGTGGCCATCGGCCTGGTTGCGACCTGTTTGGTGGCTTCAAGCAATTACGTGATCAATGAACTACTGGATGGCCCGCGTGACCGCCTGCATCCGGAAAAATGCAATCGGCCGGTGCCGAGAGGATTGGTACGATCCGATCTCGCCTATATAGAATGGATCACTTTGGGACTATTGGGGATGTGGTTGGCATGGAAAGTCAACGGACCGTTTGCCGTCGTGGCAGCGTCTTTGTGGGTGATGGGGGTGCTCTATAATGTGCCGCCGATGCGAACGAAGGAATGGCCCTATCTCGATGTGCTTTCGGAATCGATTAACAATCCCCTTCGGCTGCTGTTGGGATGGTTTGCGCTCATTCCTGACCGATTACCTCCGGCGTCGCTCCTGCTCGCCTATTGGATGGTCGGGGCATTTTTTATGGCGGTCAAGCGCTATGCCGAATATCGCCACATTGGCGATAAGGGGGCTGCGGCTGCCTACCGGGAGTCGTTCGCTTACTATACGGAGGAACGGCTGTTGCTGAGCCTGTTTTTCTATGCTGCGGCGAGCGCCTTGTTCGGTGGGGTTTTTATGATTCGCTATCACATCGAATTGATCTTATTTGTGCCCTTGGCGGCGGGGATGCTGACGTTTTATTTGAAGATCGGGCTGCGGCCGAACAGTCCGGTACAACATCCGGAACGGCTCTACCGCGAGATCCCGTTCATGGTGTATTTGACAGTTTGCATGGGGATATTTGTGGTATTGCTCTTTACACGGATACCAGCGCTCCACAATTGGTTCGGCGCCGAACCAGCAGTTCTCTGGACGCTCGATGAGAAGGAATGA
- a CDS encoding NAD(P)-dependent oxidoreductase gives MKHLITGGSGFVGDLVARRLRARGHEVLVLDVWEDPTRPKDIHYVECSVLDRDGVARAMRNVDVVHHNAALVAQTDAGRKYWEVNVDGSRIVAEEAAKAGVRWLIHTSSTAVFGIPNEEPLTNNTPTKPVEPYGRSKLAGEHAVEEICARHSIPLITIRPRATLGGGRLGIFQILFQWIMENTNVYVIGNGNIKFQFIHAADLMDFYMLALDARKPGTYNVGTDRFGTLRGDLEALIDYAGSASRVKGLPPVLAINALRVLYWMRISPLVPWHYLTYHKPCHFDVQPLLEMGWKPRYSNLDMLKESYDWFVKSYREGRQGHGSPHRSPLNQGVLWLVKQLAGKGSRPAR, from the coding sequence TTGAAGCATCTCATTACAGGTGGCTCGGGGTTCGTCGGCGACCTGGTTGCGCGCCGCCTGCGTGCGCGCGGCCATGAGGTCTTGGTGTTGGATGTATGGGAAGACCCGACGCGCCCGAAGGACATTCACTACGTGGAGTGCAGCGTCTTGGATCGTGATGGTGTCGCGCGCGCGATGCGGAACGTTGACGTGGTCCATCACAACGCTGCGCTCGTCGCACAGACCGATGCAGGCCGAAAATATTGGGAAGTCAATGTCGACGGGTCACGCATCGTTGCAGAGGAAGCGGCCAAGGCGGGCGTCCGATGGTTGATCCATACGAGTTCAACGGCTGTATTCGGTATCCCCAACGAAGAACCGCTTACGAACAATACGCCGACGAAACCTGTAGAACCGTATGGGAGGTCCAAGCTTGCGGGTGAGCACGCCGTTGAGGAAATCTGCGCACGGCACAGCATCCCATTGATCACCATCCGCCCCCGCGCGACCCTGGGGGGAGGACGGCTCGGTATTTTCCAGATACTCTTTCAATGGATCATGGAAAATACCAATGTATATGTGATCGGAAATGGAAACATCAAGTTTCAGTTTATCCATGCGGCCGATCTCATGGATTTCTATATGTTGGCGCTTGATGCCAGGAAGCCCGGGACATACAACGTCGGTACGGACCGCTTTGGAACGCTCCGTGGTGATTTGGAAGCCTTGATCGATTATGCAGGCAGCGCTTCCAGAGTCAAGGGATTGCCGCCGGTTCTTGCCATCAACGCGCTTCGGGTACTGTATTGGATGAGGATTTCACCGCTGGTCCCTTGGCACTATCTGACCTATCATAAACCCTGTCATTTTGACGTTCAGCCGCTGCTCGAAATGGGTTGGAAACCCCGCTATTCCAATCTCGATATGCTGAAGGAGAGTTACGACTGGTTTGTGAAGAGTTATCGTGAGGGGAGGCAAGGGCATGGGTCGCCCCATCGGTCTCCTCTCAATCAAGGAGTCTTGTGGTTGGTGAAGCAGCTTGCAGGAAAAGGAAGCAGGCCGGCGAGATAG
- a CDS encoding GMC family oxidoreductase, with translation MPMMAGFRHPATNCLPEMAMPSSGDLKAEVAIIGAGPGGAVTAMLLAEAGCDVLLLEEGPDLPLDSALHFSSDEVAQKYRNGGVTVGIGEAKMAYVEGRCVGGGSEVNRGLYSRAPANVLAAWRRDFLIDGLTDAEMKSHYEACEQVARVSNLPGQAPPLSQRLHEGASRLGWKAEEIPRLVTYQRDAKSGRMIGRKQSMTETFVPRFIQAGGRLLPGARALRLSRYGGQWQVRTRSLENSKSARRFDLMAKTVIVAGGATQTPVLLRRSGITRNIGDNLRFHPMIKVVAAFSEEINPPGQLDPVHQIKQFDPRFSMGCSISSRPLLALALVDHPEHLVEVERNWRHMGIYYVQTTGGRGVVRTLPAFSDAFVRLRYSSEDMRELGEGLQKLGECLFAAGAVALYPGIAGSPVLRSLEDLKRIPVELPKERASLSALHLFSTCPMGENEFRCATDSFGKVRGTDGLYVSDSSLLPGATIVNPQGSVMAIAHRNALRFIEKRAVASGQRY, from the coding sequence ATGCCGATGATGGCCGGCTTCAGACATCCGGCCACGAATTGTCTTCCTGAAATGGCCATGCCCAGCTCAGGCGATTTAAAGGCGGAGGTGGCCATCATTGGAGCGGGCCCCGGTGGCGCCGTCACAGCCATGCTGCTTGCGGAAGCCGGCTGTGACGTACTCCTTCTCGAAGAAGGTCCTGATCTTCCTCTGGACTCCGCCCTCCATTTTTCCAGTGATGAAGTCGCGCAAAAATATCGAAATGGCGGCGTCACGGTAGGCATCGGGGAAGCCAAAATGGCTTATGTCGAAGGGCGCTGTGTGGGGGGCGGGAGTGAAGTGAACCGAGGTCTGTATTCCCGTGCTCCTGCGAATGTCCTTGCCGCATGGCGACGAGATTTCTTAATCGACGGCCTGACGGATGCTGAAATGAAGTCTCATTATGAAGCATGTGAGCAGGTTGCCCGCGTGTCGAATTTGCCGGGTCAAGCCCCGCCGCTTTCGCAGAGGCTTCATGAAGGGGCCTCGCGTCTTGGATGGAAAGCCGAGGAGATTCCGCGTCTTGTCACCTACCAACGTGATGCGAAATCCGGTCGTATGATCGGTCGAAAACAGTCGATGACCGAAACTTTTGTTCCGAGATTCATTCAAGCAGGAGGTCGCCTCTTGCCGGGTGCGAGAGCCCTGCGCCTCTCTCGCTACGGAGGGCAATGGCAGGTTCGCACTCGGTCCCTCGAAAATTCGAAGTCCGCGAGAAGGTTTGATCTGATGGCGAAAACCGTCATCGTGGCTGGTGGAGCGACCCAAACTCCTGTGCTGCTTCGCCGGTCAGGCATCACGCGAAACATCGGCGACAATTTGCGGTTCCATCCTATGATCAAAGTGGTCGCTGCATTCTCCGAGGAAATCAATCCTCCAGGCCAGTTGGATCCGGTTCATCAAATTAAGCAATTCGATCCACGATTCAGCATGGGGTGCTCCATCAGTTCGCGACCGTTGCTTGCGTTGGCACTAGTCGATCATCCGGAGCACCTTGTGGAAGTCGAGCGAAACTGGCGACACATGGGGATCTATTATGTTCAAACGACCGGTGGGAGGGGTGTCGTCAGAACACTGCCGGCGTTCAGCGATGCATTCGTCCGGTTGCGATATAGTTCCGAGGACATGAGGGAACTCGGTGAAGGACTGCAGAAGCTTGGTGAATGCTTGTTCGCGGCCGGTGCCGTGGCGCTCTATCCGGGAATTGCCGGTTCGCCGGTTCTTCGTTCACTCGAGGACCTGAAGCGCATTCCTGTTGAGCTTCCCAAAGAACGGGCCAGCCTCTCCGCCCTGCACCTGTTTTCCACTTGTCCGATGGGCGAGAATGAATTTCGTTGTGCCACCGATTCCTTCGGCAAGGTTCGTGGAACAGACGGCCTGTATGTAAGCGACTCTTCGCTTTTGCCGGGAGCAACCATCGTCAATCCCCAGGGATCGGTCATGGCGATTGCCCATCGCAATGCGCTTCGATTCATTGAAAAGCGAGCCGTGGCATCGGGACAAAGATATTGA